The Flaviramulus sp. BrNp1-15 genome has a window encoding:
- a CDS encoding CAP domain-containing protein: protein MKLFSKLFLIVFFAVLTLSSCSSENLDDKADTIELKLITPQAKAIEVEILDLINDHRLSLGLNPLSDMSIVKSVAFSHTDYMVDHDEVSHANFYTRSKYLKENAGAKEVTENVAYGYSSAQGVVNAWLKSDSHKENLEGDFTNFDISAEKNEDGRWYYTNIFIKK from the coding sequence ATGAAGTTATTTTCCAAGTTGTTTTTAATAGTATTTTTTGCTGTTTTAACACTTTCTTCTTGTTCATCAGAGAATCTCGATGATAAAGCAGATACCATAGAATTAAAGCTTATTACACCTCAAGCTAAAGCGATTGAAGTTGAAATATTAGATTTAATCAACGACCATAGATTATCTTTAGGTTTAAACCCATTATCAGATATGAGCATTGTTAAATCTGTTGCTTTTAGCCATACAGATTATATGGTGGATCATGATGAAGTATCTCATGCAAACTTTTATACACGTAGTAAATACTTAAAAGAAAATGCTGGAGCTAAAGAGGTAACTGAAAATGTTGCTTACGGTTATAGTTCTGCACAAGGTGTTGTAAATGCTTGGTTAAAAAGTGATTCACATAAGGAAAACTTAGAAGGTGATTTTACAAACTTTGATATATCTGCTGAAAAAAATGAAGATGGTAGATGGTATTATACTAATATATTTATTAAAAAGTAA
- a CDS encoding OmpA family protein codes for MKLKNYIIATIVLLFGFSAKAQYTYQKKADNLFNKFAFANAAKVYHELIDENFNADYATRQLADSYAFMRNPDSAVVYYKKAVQQKNVPVEYYYNYAQALRGIKDYEAYRIWMKRFKDAGGSINEKKLGKDSDFINSIFNAKQQYFLTNINFNSKFSDFGAYEHNGSIYFVSSRDERALKKHTYGWNNEPFLDIYSTIKSNNDSIVDYRSKLKGNINSVYHEGSFTITKNGKTIYFSRTNFNKNVLGKDKEGITNLKIYKASLIEGKWTNIEELPFNNNEFSNAHPALNEDETKLYFASNKYGGYGGSDIYYVDINKDGSFGTPKNLGNVVNTNKNERFPFINSEGSLFFASDGHPGLGLLDIFGTVSDKNNNITSVINLGVPVNSSKDDFSFFMNPDGLSGYFASNRNGGVGSDDIFAYDRIPQLKIEGTVTEAINNSPIPNALVTLLDSDGKEIAFVETNENGQYDINIDRNADYNLKVKKETYIESSSSISSKNIERHITSIPSDFAITPEEKLEEKEEIIPIAELYPIYFDFNKSNIRKDGTTELDRIVDLMQIKYPNMVVKIESHTDSRGPSSYNYKLSEKRAKVAYNYLINHGVNPNRIIEYKGYGEQKLINNCDGTIRCTEAEHQLNRRTQFSVIRMK; via the coding sequence ATGAAATTAAAAAACTACATTATAGCTACTATTGTATTGCTTTTTGGTTTTTCTGCCAAAGCGCAATACACCTATCAAAAAAAAGCAGATAACCTATTTAATAAGTTTGCGTTTGCCAATGCTGCAAAAGTTTATCATGAGCTTATAGATGAAAACTTTAATGCAGATTATGCTACAAGGCAGTTGGCAGATAGTTATGCATTTATGCGAAATCCAGATAGCGCAGTAGTATATTATAAAAAGGCAGTACAACAAAAAAATGTTCCTGTTGAATATTATTATAATTATGCACAAGCATTAAGAGGTATAAAAGACTATGAAGCGTATCGTATTTGGATGAAACGATTTAAAGATGCAGGCGGTTCAATTAATGAAAAAAAACTTGGTAAAGATTCAGATTTTATCAACTCAATTTTCAACGCCAAACAACAATACTTTTTAACCAATATTAATTTCAATTCAAAATTTAGTGATTTTGGAGCCTACGAGCATAATGGAAGTATATATTTTGTTTCGTCTAGAGATGAAAGGGCTTTAAAAAAACATACTTACGGATGGAATAATGAGCCTTTTTTAGATATATATTCAACTATTAAAAGTAATAATGATAGTATTGTAGATTACCGTTCTAAATTAAAAGGGAATATAAATTCTGTTTATCATGAGGGATCTTTTACTATTACTAAGAATGGTAAAACCATTTATTTCTCACGAACCAATTTTAATAAAAATGTTTTAGGAAAAGATAAAGAAGGTATAACTAATCTTAAAATATATAAAGCCTCATTAATTGAAGGTAAATGGACAAATATTGAAGAGCTTCCTTTTAATAACAACGAATTTTCTAATGCACATCCAGCATTAAATGAAGATGAAACTAAACTTTATTTTGCCTCAAATAAATATGGAGGTTATGGAGGTTCTGATATTTATTATGTAGACATTAATAAAGATGGTTCTTTTGGAACACCTAAAAACTTAGGTAATGTAGTAAATACAAATAAAAACGAAAGATTTCCTTTTATAAATAGTGAAGGTTCTCTCTTTTTTGCTTCCGATGGACATCCAGGATTAGGTCTATTAGATATTTTTGGAACAGTTTCCGATAAAAACAATAATATTACAAGTGTCATAAATCTAGGAGTGCCTGTAAATTCAAGTAAAGATGATTTTTCTTTTTTTATGAATCCAGATGGACTTTCGGGCTATTTTGCTTCCAATAGAAACGGTGGGGTTGGTAGCGACGATATTTTTGCCTATGATAGAATTCCGCAATTAAAAATAGAAGGTACAGTAACCGAAGCTATAAACAACTCACCTATTCCTAATGCCTTAGTTACGCTTTTAGATAGTGATGGTAAAGAAATTGCTTTTGTTGAAACCAACGAAAATGGTCAGTATGATATTAATATTGACAGAAATGCAGACTATAATTTGAAAGTAAAAAAAGAAACTTATATCGAAAGTAGCTCTTCTATTTCTTCAAAAAATATAGAAAGACATATTACAAGTATTCCTTCTGATTTTGCAATAACACCAGAAGAAAAATTAGAAGAAAAAGAGGAAATAATTCCTATAGCTGAACTCTACCCTATTTATTTTGATTTTAATAAATCTAACATAAGAAAAGACGGTACAACAGAATTAGATAGAATTGTTGATTTAATGCAAATTAAATATCCAAATATGGTTGTTAAAATAGAGTCACATACAGATTCTAGAGGACCATCTTCTTACAATTATAAATTATCTGAAAAAAGAGCTAAAGTTGCTTACAATTATTTAATAAACCATGGTGTAAACCCTAATAGAATTATAGAATACAAAGGTTATGGTGAACAAAAACTAATAAATAATTGTGATGGAACTATTAGATGTACTGAAGCAGAACATCAGTTAAATAGGCGAACACAGTTTAGTGTTATAAGAATGAAATAA